One region of Streptococcus salivarius genomic DNA includes:
- a CDS encoding M13 family metallopeptidase gives MKKRKKIILGSITGALALALAGGGFWAYKTFVPQETPIDKNATVASNFYQAVNKDWLLKAKIPADSPSIDNFYTLGEDIKGKLKKDIKNLGEGKETSDITGMSEFITFYKAASDYKQREKDGLEPLKPYLKEIEDIKDVNDLASKSASLTDKGIPLPFGYDVGTNAENTSQKQIQLSPPSILLPDVSIYKDEASKKQYLTPIETATQKALEMLGYSEKNSKRIVKEALEFDEIIAKYSLSNEEMSESKNLVHPKTAEEINAYSGSFKLYDVIKGIMGRDLETINVPNTKYFENYSKIVNQDNFSKIKSWILVQEAMAASNSLTEDYRLNFASISMAIMGTQKPLSKEDTVYEMSVNLFSDVMSVYYGRKYFGEEAKTDVTGMIDKIKNVYRGRLQQNDWLTEDTRNKAIEKLDKMKVFVGYQEDVDPGTKELHLDPNKSFFELSEDIAQFGKRYTIDHFDDPIDKNKWSGSAFDINAYYNPESNSINFPAGILQAPFYDKNQSVEKNYGGIGVVIGHEITHAFDSNGADYDENGDMHNWWTKADTKAFDKRIKAFEDQWNGLEIYGTKVNGKLTVTENVADAGGLSSTLQVLKTDVTKPNLKDYFENYANIWKQKASLQYNKYTMVQDVHAPNELRVNQQLKNLPEFYEAYPQIKEGDAMYLAPSKRISLW, from the coding sequence ATGAAAAAGCGTAAGAAAATTATTCTTGGCTCCATAACGGGAGCTTTGGCCTTAGCTCTTGCTGGAGGCGGTTTTTGGGCTTATAAAACCTTTGTTCCGCAAGAAACGCCAATTGATAAGAATGCTACGGTAGCTTCTAATTTTTATCAAGCTGTTAACAAGGACTGGCTCCTAAAAGCCAAAATTCCCGCTGATTCTCCAAGCATTGATAATTTTTATACTTTAGGGGAAGATATCAAAGGAAAGCTTAAGAAGGATATCAAAAATTTAGGGGAGGGTAAGGAGACGTCAGATATTACGGGGATGTCTGAGTTTATCACCTTCTACAAGGCTGCTAGTGATTACAAGCAACGTGAGAAAGATGGCCTTGAACCTCTCAAACCTTATCTAAAAGAGATTGAGGATATCAAGGATGTAAATGATTTGGCCAGTAAATCTGCTAGCTTGACTGATAAAGGGATTCCTCTTCCATTTGGTTATGACGTAGGAACTAACGCAGAGAATACCAGCCAAAAACAAATCCAATTGAGTCCCCCAAGTATCTTATTGCCAGATGTGTCTATTTATAAAGATGAGGCCAGCAAGAAACAATATTTGACTCCAATTGAAACAGCCACGCAAAAAGCCTTGGAAATGCTTGGATATAGCGAAAAAAATAGTAAACGGATTGTCAAAGAAGCACTGGAGTTCGACGAAATCATTGCTAAGTACAGTCTCAGTAACGAAGAGATGTCTGAAAGTAAGAATTTGGTTCACCCTAAAACAGCAGAAGAGATTAATGCCTACTCGGGTTCCTTCAAATTATATGATGTCATTAAAGGCATTATGGGACGTGATTTAGAAACCATCAACGTCCCTAATACCAAGTATTTTGAGAACTATAGTAAGATCGTTAATCAGGACAATTTTTCTAAAATAAAATCATGGATATTAGTGCAAGAAGCTATGGCAGCGTCAAATTCTTTGACAGAAGATTACCGTTTGAATTTTGCATCGATTAGCATGGCTATTATGGGCACACAAAAGCCACTTTCTAAAGAAGATACAGTCTATGAGATGAGTGTCAATCTGTTTAGCGATGTCATGAGTGTCTATTATGGACGTAAATACTTTGGTGAAGAAGCCAAGACTGATGTGACAGGTATGATTGATAAAATCAAAAATGTCTATCGTGGCCGTCTCCAACAGAATGATTGGTTGACGGAAGATACACGCAACAAGGCCATCGAAAAGTTGGATAAAATGAAGGTTTTCGTAGGTTATCAGGAAGATGTCGATCCTGGTACTAAGGAACTACATCTTGACCCTAACAAGTCCTTCTTTGAATTGTCAGAAGACATTGCCCAGTTCGGAAAACGTTATACCATTGATCATTTTGATGATCCTATTGATAAGAATAAATGGTCTGGTTCTGCTTTTGATATCAATGCTTATTACAACCCAGAAAGTAACAGTATCAACTTCCCAGCTGGTATTTTGCAAGCTCCGTTTTACGACAAGAACCAAAGTGTTGAAAAGAACTATGGTGGTATCGGTGTCGTGATTGGACATGAAATTACCCATGCCTTTGACTCCAATGGTGCCGATTATGATGAGAATGGCGACATGCATAACTGGTGGACAAAAGCAGATACTAAAGCTTTCGACAAGAGAATCAAAGCCTTTGAAGACCAGTGGAATGGTTTAGAAATTTACGGGACTAAGGTAAATGGAAAACTCACAGTTACTGAGAATGTTGCAGATGCTGGAGGTCTATCATCTACACTCCAAGTGCTCAAAACAGATGTGACAAAACCTAATCTTAAGGACTACTTTGAAAACTACGCAAATATCTGGAAACAAAAGGCTAGCCTGCAGTACAATAAATATACCATGGTGCAAGACGTCCACGCACCAAATGAGTTGCGTGTTAACCAACAACTTAAAAACCTTCCTGAGTTTTATGAGGCCTATCCTCAGATTAAGGAAGGAGACGCCATGTATTTAGCACCAAGCAAGCGCATTAGTTTGTGGTAA
- a CDS encoding bacteriocin immunity protein: MTKSNNNQITDILNNIYNLIINPETTENERELLVTFKNEIEVGKKDNDELLAELRRAIQVLAVSNLSKGKSLSSGVSDLSKTLTEFQEKSERNINLARGLTSLGSLSFK; encoded by the coding sequence ATGACAAAAAGTAACAACAACCAAATTACGGATATCTTAAACAATATCTATAATCTTATTATAAATCCAGAAACAACTGAAAATGAGAGAGAGTTGCTCGTAACGTTTAAAAATGAAATAGAAGTTGGGAAGAAGGATAATGACGAACTTCTTGCAGAATTAAGGAGAGCTATTCAAGTTCTAGCAGTCAGCAATCTTTCTAAAGGGAAATCACTGAGTTCTGGAGTGAGTGACTTGAGTAAGACTCTCACAGAATTCCAAGAAAAATCAGAGCGTAACATTAATCTAGCAAGAGGATTAACATCACTCGGCAGTTTGTCTTTTAAATGA
- a CDS encoding S66 family peptidase, protein MASTIGIVSLSSGVIGEDFVKHEVDLGVQRLKDLGLNPIFLPHSLKGLDFIKEHPEARAEDLIQSFSDDSIDMILCAIGGNDTYRLLPYLFENDQLQKVIKQKIFLGFSDTTMNHLMLQKLGIKTFYGQSFLADICELDKEMLPYSRHYFKELIETGRISEIHPSNVWYEERTDYSPKALGTPRVSHANTGFDLLQGNAQFEGEILGGCLESLYDIFDNSLHADSTDLCQRYKLFPDLSDWEGKILLLETSEEKPKPEDFKKMLRTLKDTGIFAVISGLLVGKPMDETFYDDYKEALLDIIDSNIPIVYNLNVGHATPRAIVPFGVHAYVDATEQVIRFDYHKES, encoded by the coding sequence ATGGCTTCTACTATTGGTATTGTAAGTTTATCTAGTGGGGTTATCGGAGAGGACTTTGTCAAGCACGAAGTGGACTTGGGGGTCCAACGACTCAAAGACCTGGGACTCAATCCTATTTTTTTACCTCATTCACTAAAAGGCTTAGACTTTATCAAAGAACATCCCGAAGCTCGTGCGGAGGATTTGATTCAGTCATTTTCTGATGATAGTATCGATATGATCCTATGCGCCATCGGTGGAAACGATACCTATCGCTTGCTACCTTATCTTTTTGAAAATGACCAACTACAAAAGGTTATCAAACAAAAGATTTTTCTTGGCTTCTCGGATACGACCATGAACCATCTCATGTTGCAAAAACTAGGAATCAAGACTTTTTACGGCCAATCATTTCTAGCAGACATTTGTGAGTTAGACAAAGAAATGTTGCCATATAGCCGCCACTACTTTAAAGAATTAATTGAGACTGGTAGAATCTCAGAAATCCACCCTAGTAACGTTTGGTATGAGGAACGGACTGATTATAGTCCCAAAGCCTTGGGAACACCTCGTGTCAGCCATGCAAATACAGGTTTTGACTTGTTACAAGGCAATGCTCAGTTTGAGGGAGAAATCCTCGGTGGTTGCCTCGAGTCTCTCTATGATATTTTTGACAACTCTCTACACGCAGATAGCACAGACCTCTGCCAAAGATACAAACTTTTCCCTGACTTGTCAGACTGGGAAGGAAAAATCCTCTTGCTAGAAACAAGCGAAGAAAAGCCTAAGCCTGAAGACTTCAAAAAGATGTTGCGAACTTTAAAGGACACGGGCATATTCGCGGTCATCAGTGGACTCTTGGTCGGAAAACCTATGGATGAAACCTTCTATGACGACTATAAAGAAGCACTATTGGATATCATTGATAGCAATATCCCGATTGTCTATAATCTGAATGTCGGCCATGCCACACCAAGAGCGATTGTTCCCTTTGGAGTCCACGCGTATGTAGATGCAACGGAGCAAGTCATTCGCTTTGACTATCACAAAGAAAGCTGA
- a CDS encoding DUF1648 domain-containing protein — MKNNMQRVIGNLVILTPVIVGLTLYQQLPNRVAIHFNVEEQANGFMNRNLAIVVLPFIALAIYNLLFSYFKQITISFLKEFMLWLIPISAVIIQGLVLTVAMGGHVQVRLTVIWLVALIFLVIGNYLPKSIGLATKNHSESSNSVARKLGYLMVAMSLALLISLCFNPYTTIIILGVFVVLILSILLPNFRYLRN, encoded by the coding sequence ATGAAAAATAATATGCAAAGAGTCATTGGCAATCTAGTAATACTCACACCGGTTATTGTCGGCTTAACCCTTTACCAGCAACTCCCAAATCGGGTGGCTATCCACTTTAATGTGGAAGAACAAGCCAATGGTTTTATGAATCGCAATCTAGCAATAGTTGTCCTTCCTTTTATTGCTCTTGCCATTTATAATCTCTTATTTTCATATTTTAAACAAATAACCATTTCATTCTTAAAAGAGTTTATGTTATGGCTTATTCCGATTTCTGCAGTTATCATTCAAGGTCTCGTATTGACTGTTGCCATGGGCGGACATGTCCAAGTTCGATTGACTGTCATTTGGTTAGTGGCACTCATTTTTCTAGTAATCGGAAATTATCTTCCTAAAAGTATTGGTCTAGCTACTAAAAATCACAGTGAGAGCAGTAACTCAGTAGCGAGAAAGTTAGGTTACCTAATGGTTGCAATGAGTCTTGCCTTGTTAATCAGCCTATGCTTTAACCCCTATACTACAATTATTATTTTAGGTGTTTTTGTAGTTCTAATCTTGAGTATCTTGTTACCCAATTTTCGCTATTTAAGAAATTAA
- a CDS encoding autorepressor SdpR family transcription factor: protein MGLSETLKAISAPVRREILDYLKSGPKSAGEISQQFDLAPATVSHHLSTLRKAGLIEEEKQKNFIYYSLNLTVFEEILTWIQSLGGTEDEK from the coding sequence ATGGGCTTATCTGAAACCTTAAAAGCCATCTCTGCCCCTGTGAGGAGAGAAATTTTAGACTATCTAAAGTCTGGACCAAAGTCCGCTGGTGAAATCAGCCAGCAGTTTGACTTAGCTCCCGCAACAGTTTCCCATCATTTGTCTACCTTGAGAAAAGCGGGACTTATTGAAGAAGAAAAGCAGAAGAATTTTATCTACTATAGTTTGAACTTAACCGTTTTTGAAGAAATTTTAACGTGGATTCAGTCACTTGGAGGAACAGAAGATGAAAAATAA